In Primulina eburnea isolate SZY01 chromosome 3, ASM2296580v1, whole genome shotgun sequence, one DNA window encodes the following:
- the LOC140828154 gene encoding glucan endo-1,3-beta-glucosidase 8, translating to MEGEHLQIYENKNRLILLYIMIMVWGMAKLASSSMGVNWGTMATHQLPARSVVEMLKENGFDKVKLFEADDTILQALCGTDIQVMLAVPNYMLKEMSLHYGAAASWVEANLTAYAYPGGVNIRYVAVGNEPFLKTYNDTYLPHTFPALKNIQEAINRAGLGSQIKATVPFNADVYYSPESNQVPSAGDFRPEIRDLTVQIIQYLYSNDAPFVVNIYPFLSLYGNSYFPLEFAFFDGSNKPIKDGEYVYTNVFDANFDTLVWAMTKAGYPDMKIIIGEVGWPTDGDKHANVQNAKRFNQGLIQHALSEEGTPARKGKLNVYLFSLIDENTKSIEPGSFERHWGIFEFDGKPKYELDLWGYQGNKGLAAVQDVRYMLRRWCVLNPHVKDTDQDLAQNIDYACGLSDCTALGYGSSCNHLSVQGNASYAFNMYYQFKNQNEWDCDFAGLGMTTDIDPSDDKCQFPVMIADGNSVFVVHKRLVNILLGIVEGFIVFLLLVS from the exons ATGGAGGGAGAACACTTGCAGATTTACGAGAACAAGAATCggttgattttgttgtatatcaTGATCATGGTCTGGGGCATGGCTAAACTGGCAAGTAGTAGCATGGGAGTGAATTGGGGTACCATGGCGACTCATCAGTTACCTGCGCGAAGCGTGGTCGAAATGCTAAAAGAAAATGGGTTCGATAAGGTGAAGCTATTCGAGGCGGATGACACGATATTGCAAGCATTATGTGGGACGGATATTCAAGTCATGCTCGCTGTGCCAAATTACATGCTCAAAGAGATGAGCCTGCACTATGGGGCGGCGGCTTCTTGGGTTGAAGCAAATCTCACTGCATATGCATATCCCGGAGGAGTCAATATCAG ATATGTAGCTGTGGGGAATGAGCCTTTTCTCAAAACTTACAACGACACATACCTTCCACACACATTCCCGGCACTGAAAAACATACAGGAGGCGATTAACCGGGCCGGGCTGGGTTCACAAATCAAAGCAACTGTCCCATTTAATGCTGATGTATACTACTCGCCCGAGTCGAATCAAGTTCCTTCTGCTGGTGACTTTAGGCCCGAAATACGCGATCTCACAGTTCAAATCATCCAATATTTGTACTCTAACGATGCACCATTTGTGGTGAACATCTATCCCTTTTTAAGTCTCTATGGGAACTCCTACTTCCCTCTGGAGTTTGCTTTTTTCGATGGATCGAATAAACCGATCAAAGATGGAGAGTACGTTTACACGAATGTGTTCGATGCAAATTTCGATACTTTAGTTTGGGCCATGACTAAAGCAGGATACCCTGACATGAAAATCATAATCGGAGAAGTAGGGTGGCCAACCGATGGTGACAAGCACGCGAATGTTCAAAACGCGAAAAGATTCAACCAAGGGTTGATCCAGCATGCTTTGAGTGAAGAGGGAACACCGGCCAGGAAAGGAAAGTTAAACGTCTACTTGTTTAGCCTTATCGACGAGAACACAAAAAGCATAGAGCCCGGAAGCTTTGAGAGGCATTGGGGAATATTCGAATTCGACGGGAAGCCGAAATACGAGTTGGACTTGTGGGGTTATCAAGGAAACAAAGGTTTAGCCGCGGTACAAGACGTGAGATATATGTTAAGAAGGTGGTGTGTCTTAAACCCTCATGTTAAGGATACGGATCAAGATTTGGCTCAAAACATTGATTATGCCTGTGGTTTATCCGATTGCACGGCTTTAGGCTACGGTTCTTCGTGTAACCACTTGAGCGTACAAGGAAATGCTTCTTATGCTTTTAACATGTACTATCAATTCAAGAATCAGAATGAATGGGATTGTGATTTCGCGGGTTTGGGTATGACCACGGACATTGATCCTTCGGATGATAAGTGTCAGTTTCCGGTTATGATTGCTGATGGGAATTCAGTGTTTGTGGTGCATAAGAGGTTGGTTAATATCTTGCTTGGGATCGTTGAAGGATTCATAGTGTTTTTGCTTCTTGTGTCTTAG